Proteins from a single region of Nitrospira sp.:
- a CDS encoding universal stress protein yields MYKTIYIPVDNSDHSNTAVDVGVEFAKTFGSKIVGSHVYAAKMHDKRFKQMEAGLPEEYHDEKELDRQRQIHDSLITRGLQIITDSYLDYVDKKCNESNLPIERKSLEGRNWKVLVEDINTNAYDLVIMGALGVGAVKDSVIGSNTERVIRRIRNSDMFIIKNTEPMNNGKIVVAVDGSPYSFGGLMTGLALGKAFNRPVEVISAFDPYFHYAAFHSISGVLNEEAGKVFRFKEQEKLHEEIIDSGLAKIYQSHLDVSREIAQAENTDVKTTLLDGKAFEKIIQYVRKDTPWLLIVGRIGVHSDEDMDIGSNTENLLRSAACNVLVSNRKYVPPIDTQAEYTIAWTEEALRRMEKIPIFARGVAKTAVHRYAIEKGHTIISNTVLDIAIGHILPKGAMDAMRALGGSLDAAGIDRDKMQADDSVAKDLMGNTLSGMMTGIVEEKPKNSVGTQAYLDRMSQNYFVCDGCGYIGKGDAPVKCPVCSADGDKFKLVDKQIFEAAAKAEGELETDLAYDDVPMQWTKDAKEAIRAVPAGFQRRRAKARIEKSARKLGMTTITLEYAAPTIKEAADEDYQPIFANKGTGTAPVAEEKLAAMANGTNGEHANGNGAAKPAENSPFTWSADAQARLERAPEGFMRDCTKALIEKHAEKIGATLITAEVANEGIEQAKGYMADAMKTGNLKDMIANLTGSKSGAN; encoded by the coding sequence ATGTATAAGACCATCTATATCCCGGTCGATAATTCCGACCATTCGAATACAGCGGTCGACGTGGGCGTCGAGTTCGCAAAGACCTTCGGGTCCAAGATCGTCGGCAGCCACGTGTACGCCGCGAAGATGCACGACAAGCGCTTCAAGCAAATGGAAGCGGGATTGCCTGAGGAGTATCACGATGAAAAGGAACTGGACCGCCAGCGGCAGATCCACGATTCGCTGATCACGCGCGGACTCCAGATCATCACGGACTCCTACCTCGACTACGTCGACAAGAAGTGCAACGAGTCCAACCTCCCGATCGAACGCAAATCCCTCGAAGGGCGCAATTGGAAAGTGCTCGTCGAAGATATCAATACGAACGCCTACGATCTGGTCATCATGGGCGCGCTGGGCGTCGGCGCAGTGAAAGACAGCGTGATCGGCAGCAATACCGAGCGCGTGATCCGCCGCATCCGCAACTCGGACATGTTCATCATCAAGAACACCGAACCGATGAATAACGGCAAGATCGTCGTGGCAGTAGACGGCAGCCCTTATTCGTTCGGCGGGTTGATGACGGGTCTGGCCCTCGGCAAGGCTTTCAACCGGCCGGTCGAAGTCATCTCCGCCTTCGATCCGTACTTCCATTACGCGGCCTTCCACAGCATCTCCGGCGTGTTGAACGAAGAAGCCGGCAAGGTCTTCCGGTTCAAGGAACAGGAAAAGCTGCACGAAGAAATTATCGACAGCGGCCTGGCCAAAATCTATCAGTCACACCTCGATGTTTCCCGTGAAATTGCCCAAGCCGAGAACACCGACGTCAAGACGACCCTTCTTGACGGCAAAGCCTTTGAAAAAATCATTCAGTACGTCCGCAAGGATACCCCCTGGCTGCTCATCGTCGGCCGCATCGGCGTCCATAGCGATGAAGACATGGACATCGGCAGCAACACGGAAAACCTGTTGCGCAGCGCCGCCTGTAACGTCCTGGTGTCCAATCGCAAGTACGTGCCGCCGATCGATACGCAAGCCGAGTACACCATCGCTTGGACGGAAGAGGCCTTGCGGCGGATGGAAAAGATTCCGATCTTCGCTCGCGGCGTGGCCAAGACCGCGGTCCATCGTTATGCCATTGAAAAAGGCCACACGATCATCAGCAACACGGTTCTCGATATCGCCATCGGACACATTCTTCCCAAAGGAGCCATGGATGCCATGCGCGCCCTCGGGGGCAGTCTGGATGCCGCCGGCATCGACCGGGACAAGATGCAGGCGGACGATTCGGTCGCCAAAGACCTCATGGGCAACACCCTGAGCGGCATGATGACCGGCATCGTGGAAGAAAAGCCGAAGAACTCGGTCGGGACCCAGGCCTACCTCGACCGCATGAGCCAGAATTATTTCGTCTGCGACGGATGCGGCTACATCGGGAAGGGCGACGCGCCCGTGAAATGCCCGGTCTGCTCCGCCGACGGCGACAAGTTCAAGCTGGTCGACAAACAGATTTTCGAAGCGGCCGCCAAGGCCGAAGGCGAGCTGGAAACCGATCTCGCTTACGACGATGTCCCCATGCAATGGACGAAGGACGCGAAAGAAGCGATCCGCGCGGTTCCCGCCGGATTCCAACGTCGCCGCGCCAAGGCCAGAATCGAAAAAAGCGCCAGAAAGCTCGGCATGACGACGATTACACTCGAATACGCCGCCCCCACGATCAAGGAAGCGGCGGACGAAGACTATCAGCCGATTTTCGCGAACAAAGGCACCGGCACCGCGCCGGTCGCCGAAGAAAAGCTGGCCGCCATGGCCAATGGGACGAACGGCGAGCATGCGAACGGCAACGGCGCTGCCAAGCCGGCGGAAAATTCTCCGTTTACCTGGAGCGCTGACGCTCAGGCCAGGCTGGAGCGGGCCCCTGAAGGTTTCATGCGCGATTGCACCAAGGCCTTGATTGAAAAGCATGCGGAGAAGATCGGAGCGACCCTTATTACGGCTGAAGTGGCCAATGAGGGGATCGAACAGGCCAAGGGCTATATGGCCGATGCGATGAAGACCGGCAATCTGAAGGACATGATTGCCAATCTCACCGGTTCGAAGTCCGGGGCCAACTGA
- a CDS encoding radical SAM protein: MNSVLYVFLPCKKVYPIGITYLADFIHRRQPDVRQQILDLSLFPVSKRSQALRDAATAFKPDLVCFSWRDIQIFSPHEGDSSLEHAFNFYFASNPLKRIVASFEGVKQLYRYYSHIYKILSYPWLIRKEFSKAQIMIGGGAFTAFADQLIEKLPEGTIGLLGEGEDAILKVIEGRSIEDERYIIKEGGKVRKGQQGSPALLDALTVDLPYLTSIFPQHREFIGESIGVQTKRGCPYDCAFCLYPYIEGKRVRYRPPSMVVKDITQHYHQWGARRFWFTDAQFITGKEAYPQCTEILERIVSEKLEIEWSGYIRTSLITPELAKLMVRSGVGDLEVAITSGSQEVLNNLHMGFKLERLYDGCRYLAEAGFKGKVILNYSLNSPKETEETLLQSVESYKIVASILGEERVFPLMFFLGIQPNTDLEQRLLEEGYLSAGYNPLMLTPTSIRKLLYNPAPLNSFIAKACLKAWERKEGSRDPRKWTGSLSQTASADATGQSGQYADKSLLKGIEGNSGRDALLSLEEILKSRKNPSTSVTSSSKSSATPVS; encoded by the coding sequence ATGAATTCTGTTCTTTACGTCTTCCTGCCATGCAAGAAGGTCTATCCGATCGGGATCACCTATCTGGCCGACTTTATTCACCGCCGCCAGCCGGACGTGCGCCAGCAGATCCTCGACCTGTCGCTTTTCCCCGTCTCAAAGCGCAGCCAAGCCCTCCGCGATGCGGCGACGGCCTTCAAGCCGGACCTGGTCTGCTTCTCCTGGCGGGATATTCAGATCTTCTCGCCGCACGAGGGCGATTCGTCGCTGGAGCATGCGTTCAATTTCTATTTCGCCAGCAATCCGCTCAAGCGCATAGTCGCCTCGTTCGAAGGGGTGAAACAGCTCTACCGCTACTACAGCCACATCTACAAAATTCTGTCGTATCCCTGGCTGATCCGGAAAGAGTTTTCAAAGGCGCAGATCATGATCGGGGGCGGAGCCTTTACAGCCTTTGCCGACCAGCTCATCGAGAAATTGCCGGAGGGGACGATCGGCCTGCTCGGCGAAGGGGAAGATGCGATCCTGAAAGTGATCGAAGGCCGCTCGATCGAAGACGAACGCTATATCATCAAAGAAGGCGGGAAAGTCCGGAAAGGCCAGCAGGGCTCACCAGCGCTGCTCGATGCCCTGACGGTCGATCTGCCTTACCTGACGTCGATTTTCCCCCAGCATCGTGAATTTATCGGTGAATCGATCGGCGTACAGACCAAACGGGGCTGTCCCTACGACTGCGCCTTCTGCCTCTACCCCTATATTGAGGGAAAGCGGGTCCGGTATCGGCCGCCGTCCATGGTAGTGAAGGATATTACTCAGCATTACCACCAGTGGGGTGCTCGGCGGTTCTGGTTTACCGATGCGCAGTTCATCACCGGGAAAGAGGCCTATCCGCAATGCACGGAGATCCTGGAGCGGATTGTCAGCGAAAAACTGGAGATCGAGTGGTCCGGCTATATCCGCACCTCGCTCATTACGCCTGAGTTGGCGAAGCTAATGGTGCGGTCGGGCGTGGGAGATTTGGAAGTGGCCATTACCTCCGGCTCTCAGGAGGTGCTGAACAACCTCCATATGGGGTTTAAGCTCGAGCGCCTCTATGATGGATGCCGCTACCTGGCCGAAGCCGGATTCAAGGGCAAGGTTATCCTAAACTATTCACTCAACTCCCCCAAAGAGACCGAAGAGACACTGTTGCAGAGCGTGGAGTCCTATAAGATCGTGGCCTCGATTCTGGGGGAGGAACGGGTGTTCCCGCTGATGTTCTTCCTGGGAATTCAGCCAAATACTGATCTTGAACAGCGCTTGCTTGAAGAAGGCTACCTGTCAGCCGGCTATAATCCCTTGATGCTGACCCCGACCAGCATCCGGAAGCTGCTCTATAACCCAGCCCCCCTTAACAGCTTCATCGCCAAAGCCTGTCTGAAGGCCTGGGAGCGGAAGGAAGGCAGTCGCGACCCCAGAAAATGGACCGGCTCCCTCTCTCAAACAGCGTCCGCCGATGCGACGGGTCAATCCGGCCAATACGCGGACAAAAGCCTCCTCAAAGGGATCGAAGGGAACTCCGGCCGGGACGCCCTGCTGTCTCTGGAAGAAATTCTCAAGTCGCGCAAGAACCCATCTACTTCTGTGACATCTTCCTCCAAATCCTCAGCGACACCCGTTTCCTAA